In the Burkholderia multivorans ATCC BAA-247 genome, ATCCGACATGACAGACACGCCCCGTTCGCGACATCCGGTATTTCATGCAGGCGAGCTCGACGCGCATCGCCGGTTCGGCGTCGCCGACGAAGCCGAACGGATGAGCGACGTCGTGACGACGCGGCTCAGCATCGGCGTGCGGCAGTTCGTCGAGACGCAGCCGTTCATGTTCGTCGGCACGAGCAGCGGCGGCGGCGCGCCGCTCGTCTGCGACATCGTGCAGGGCGGCCGCGATCCGAACGGCGAGCTGCTGCCCGTCGTTCGCGTGATCGATACGAAGACGCTGCGGTTCGCGCTGCCCGCCCGGTGCGACGCATGCCGGATCGATGCGGCGCGATGCGACGGCAGCGGGATCGGGCTGCTGTTCGTCGATTTCGTGCGCGCGATCCGCTACCGGATCAACGGTCGCGCGACGCTGCGCACCGATCTGTCCGACGCGGACGCCGCGCCCTGGCCGGCGGGCAGCCCGATCGTCGAACTCGCCGTCGCGCAGGCGTACGGCAACTGCAGCACGCGCGTCGTGCGGCTGCAGCCGGCCGCCGGCCGCTAGCCGGTGAACGTGCCGCGATGCACGTACGCACCGTGGCGGTGCGCGCGGCGCGCGCGCCGGGCGGGGCGTACGCCCCGCGCAGCGTTGAATCTCGGGCGTGGCCGCCTCGCGCGCGGTTCGGCACGGGACTTGCGTGACCGACGCGGTTCCGGCAGGTGAAGGAGAGCACGATGGATGCACGACAGGCACGTCACGACGAACCGACGGCCGAAGACACGCAGCGCAGCGCGCACGGCGACGATGCGTCGGCCGGGCAGGCGGTCGTCAGCGTCGCGCACGACGCTGACGAGCAGGCGCGCAACCTGATCGGCTGGCGACAGACCTACGACCAGCTCGCGGCGGGCCGCTTCGTCGGCACGCTGACCGAGCTGCCGCTCGACACGATGAAACTGTTTCGCGAATCGACGAGCCATGTGCTGCGCCAGGCGTGCGAAGTGCGCGGCGACGCGTACTGGTTCGGCATTCCGCTCGCCGGCGACGGCACCGCGCGCGTCGACGCGTGCCGGATCGGCCCCGGCGCCCTCGCGTTCCGGCCCGGCAACGTCGAATTCGAATTGCTGACGCCCGCGCAGTTCTCGATCTACGGCGTCGTCGTGCGCGGCGAGGTGCTGCGCCGCTATGCGGAGCAGGTCGAACATCGCGCGCTCGACGAGCGGCTGTTCGCGCAGCGCGTGATCCGGATCGGCGACGCGCGGCTCGCGCGCCTGTGCGCGCTGCTCGGCCGCCGGCTCGACGGCGCGGCGGTCGGCGGCGGCCCGTTGCCCGGCGCACAGCGCGATGCGCTGCAGGCCGAGGTGCTGGCCGCGCTGTTCGACGCCTGCGCGCAGCCGGCCGACGACGGCAGCGGCGCAGCGCCCTCGACGCGGCGCTGGATCGTCGAGCAGGCGCGCGACTACGTGCTGGCGCATCGCACGCGGCCGGTCGGCGTGCCGGAACTGTGCGAGCAGCTCCACGTGAGCCGCCGCACGCTGCAGTACTGCTTCCAGGACGTGCTCGGCATGGCGCCCGCTTCGTATCTGCGCGCGCTGCGGCTGAACGGCGTGCGGCGCGATCTGTGCGGCCGTGCGGCAGGCTCGGTGCAGGATGTCGCGGAAGCGTGGGGATTCTGGCATCTGAGCCAGTTCGCGACCGATTACCGCCGGCTGTTCGGCAAGCGGCCGTCCGATACGCTGCGCGAGCGCGACGCGCTCGCCGCCGGGTGATGCGCGCGCGGGCGCGTGGATCGGCGGCATAGGCCGCGTCGCGCGGATCGCGTGCAGCGTCGTTGTCGCGCGTGCTGCCGATCGCGTTGCGCACGCATCGGGCCGCTGTCCGCGCGCGCTATGGCGCCGCGGTCCGGGCAGCCGGCCACGGCACCGCATCCCAGTCGAGCGCGCCGTAGGCCGCATCGATCGCCGCGATGTCGTCGGGCTGCTCGCTGCGATGCAGCCCGCGCAGTTCGGCCGGCACGTCGAGTTCGATCGGCACGCAATGCGGGTAGTCGCGCACGCGCAGTGCCGGCTCGATCGTCGTGAAGCACGCGACGCTCGGCACATCGAAGCCGGCCGCGACGTGCAGCGCGGCCGTGTCCGGTGCGAACAGCAGGCTCGCGCCTTTCACCCAGGCGATGAAGCGCGCGGTGTCGCCGGCCGCGTCCTCGCTCACGTCGACGTAGGCCGGATGCGCGACCGGCCCGAACCCGACCACCGGCAGCCCGTAGCGCTGCGCGAGCCGGTCGACGAGCACCGCGCGCCGGGCCGGCGGCACGCTGCGCACCGCGGTGCTCGCGTCCGCGCAGAACAGGACGTAAGGCCGCCGCCATGCCGCTGGCAGCGCGGGGAGCTGCAGTCGCGCGAGCCAGCTGTTGCGCTTCGCCGATGCCGGCACGGCGGCAGGCTCCGCACCGAGCGCATCGAGGAAGAAGTCGATCATCGGCATATGCGCGAACGCCGGCCAGTACAGGTGGTTGCCGATGTCGATGCACGGTGTGTGCGCGGGTAGCGCGTCGGCTGCGCACGGCAGCGCGCGCGTCGGCGCGACGACGTCGGCCGCGAGCGCATAGAGCGCCTCGACGTAGCGCGGCGCACGCGCGGGCCGATACAGCGTGAAGCGCAGGTCCGGATGCGCTTCGCGCAGCGCGGCGAGCGCGGTCAGCCCGATTACCGAATCGCCGAGCGCGACGCCCATCCCGTTGATCACGTGTACCTGCGTCGCGTGGCTGTAGTCGAGCCGGAACGGGCGCTGCGCGGCATGCAGCAGCTGCAGCGCCGGCGCGGCCGGCACGTAGCCGGTCGCGCGCGCCATGCCGTGCTCGAGGTCGTACGGCGCGACGAGCGTGCGGTCGGGCGCGAGCAGCGTGCCGGGAAACGCGAGCGCCGCGTCGTGCGACAGCGCGGCGGCGGCCGGCGCGGCGAGCGTGGCCACCATCATGCGCCGCGCGCGCGACGGCCTTGCTCGCGGATCTGTTCGAGCGTCGCGGCCGGCGTGCTCGCGTCCTGCGGAATGCGGATCTCGATCAGCGCGGGCAGCCCGCAGGTCAGCGCGCGGTCGAGCGCCGGCGCGAATTCTGCCGTGCGCACGACCGTCTCGCCATGCGCACCGAACGCGCGCGCGTACGCCGCGAAGTCGGGGTTCGTGAGGCCCGTGCCGTGTACGCGGCCCGGATAGTTGCGCTCCTGATGCATGCGGATCGTGCCGAAATGCCCGTTGTTGACGACGATCACGACGATGTTCAGCCCGTACTGCATCGCGGTCGCCAGTTCGTTGCCGGCCATCATGAAGCAGCCGTCGCCGGCCAGCGCGACCACCGCGCGCGACGGATAGAGCGACTTCGCGGCGAGCGCGGCCGGCACGCCGTAGCCCATCGCGCCGCTCGTCGGCGCGAGTTGCGAGCGGAAGTGGCGGTACGCGAAATGACGATGCAGCCAGATCGCATAGTTGCCCGCGCCGTTGGTCACGATCGCATCGTGCGGCAGCCGCTCGCGCAGCTGCACCATCACGTCGCCGAGCTGCACGTCGCCCGGCATCGGCAGCGGCGCATGCCACTCGCGGTAGGCGCGGTGCGCGTCGGCGGCCGTGCCGGCCCACGGAAGCGCGGCGGGCGGCTCGAGCGCGGCGAGCGGCGC is a window encoding:
- a CDS encoding helix-turn-helix domain-containing protein, giving the protein MDARQARHDEPTAEDTQRSAHGDDASAGQAVVSVAHDADEQARNLIGWRQTYDQLAAGRFVGTLTELPLDTMKLFRESTSHVLRQACEVRGDAYWFGIPLAGDGTARVDACRIGPGALAFRPGNVEFELLTPAQFSIYGVVVRGEVLRRYAEQVEHRALDERLFAQRVIRIGDARLARLCALLGRRLDGAAVGGGPLPGAQRDALQAEVLAALFDACAQPADDGSGAAPSTRRWIVEQARDYVLAHRTRPVGVPELCEQLHVSRRTLQYCFQDVLGMAPASYLRALRLNGVRRDLCGRAAGSVQDVAEAWGFWHLSQFATDYRRLFGKRPSDTLRERDALAAG